One genomic region from Haloarcula taiwanensis encodes:
- a CDS encoding cytochrome C peroxidase: MGDTLDETAQQTAQTSNQSSNETSDLPVEPPTSQPLPSYEEVRQPNDTEAKIELGKKLFFDPRLSDTGSISCNTCHNVMEGGDGSRTVGRGVHGQTGPRNSPTVWNAVFMSTQFWDGRADTLEQQAKGPITAGVEMGMPTSEAAMEKIRSNEGYVEMYEEVYGGENPVTLNNTVDAIAAYERTLITPNSSYDRYVRGDEDALTERQLNGMETFKELGCQGCHSGPAFNGPQWQMENGNGYYQKLGVYQGSNPQCDQYIDRYNLYADSGRAGVTGDSSDEHKFKVPTLRNVEHTAPYFHNGQVRTLENATKVMASCQVGQNISDQQAENVTAFMTSLTGQYPEQQMPRIPSRSGGEPMLPEDAGDASAPETDDAASVGTPAETAASQQTAAPQQAGVRGGGDGGSPTSTAAFMMAAALIIALIAVAYAQRK; encoded by the coding sequence GTGGGCGACACGCTTGACGAGACAGCGCAACAAACCGCACAGACGAGTAATCAGAGTAGCAACGAGACATCCGATTTACCCGTCGAGCCGCCGACCAGTCAGCCGCTGCCGTCCTACGAGGAGGTCCGGCAGCCAAACGACACGGAGGCGAAAATCGAGCTCGGCAAGAAACTGTTCTTCGACCCCCGCCTGTCCGACACGGGGTCTATCTCCTGTAACACCTGCCACAACGTGATGGAAGGTGGTGACGGCAGCCGGACCGTCGGCCGCGGCGTCCACGGCCAGACCGGGCCGCGGAACTCGCCGACGGTGTGGAACGCCGTGTTCATGAGTACCCAGTTCTGGGACGGCCGTGCCGACACGCTCGAACAACAGGCGAAAGGGCCCATCACCGCGGGCGTCGAGATGGGGATGCCGACCTCGGAAGCGGCGATGGAGAAGATACGTAGCAACGAGGGCTACGTCGAGATGTACGAGGAGGTCTACGGCGGCGAGAACCCGGTCACGCTCAACAACACCGTCGACGCGATCGCAGCCTACGAGCGGACGCTCATCACCCCGAACAGCTCGTACGACCGGTACGTCAGAGGGGACGAGGACGCCCTGACCGAACGACAACTCAACGGGATGGAGACGTTCAAGGAACTGGGCTGTCAGGGCTGTCACTCCGGTCCCGCGTTCAACGGCCCGCAGTGGCAGATGGAGAACGGGAACGGGTACTACCAGAAACTGGGCGTCTACCAGGGGTCGAACCCGCAGTGTGACCAGTACATCGACCGGTACAACCTGTACGCCGACTCCGGGCGCGCCGGCGTGACCGGTGATAGCAGTGACGAACACAAATTCAAGGTTCCGACGCTCCGGAACGTTGAACATACAGCGCCGTACTTCCATAACGGTCAGGTTCGGACGCTGGAGAACGCGACGAAAGTGATGGCTTCCTGTCAGGTGGGGCAGAACATTTCCGACCAGCAGGCCGAAAACGTCACCGCGTTCATGACCAGTCTCACCGGGCAGTACCCCGAACAGCAGATGCCGCGCATCCCGTCCCGGAGCGGCGGCGAGCCGATGCTCCCTGAAGACGCAGGTGACGCATCTGCTCCGGAGACCGACGACGCCGCCTCTGTCGGGACGCCTGCAGAGACGGCTGCGTCACAGCAGACGGCTGCCCCACAGCAAGCCGGGGTCCGCGGTGGCGGTGACGGAGGCTCCCCGACTAGTACTGCTGCGTTCATGATGGCCGCTGCGCTGATCATCGCGCTAATCGCTGTAGCCTACGCACAGCGCAAGTAA
- a CDS encoding ABC transporter permease — MSVLARLETRGIPSLRALLRSNVIKYLTLLAGVASLGSVFGMASDSMYGVSHKINLIAYWHIGLATAAAVALTVTFLGCALYLATETPFWEFLAHSSGEVGFLMVTLTLVTGSVWGRVIWNSWWEWTDIRLVTFLIIWFIYAGYLLIYSAGGDSASLKRITSVYGIIGFVTVPLSYLSTRLWTPTFHRPTAGNPDTQATITVPALLLSIAALLLVYLYLVGSRVQLRELKRRVDYARRDRSLDDHAMGKGGE; from the coding sequence ATGAGCGTATTGGCACGGCTCGAAACCCGCGGTATTCCGTCCCTCCGCGCGCTGTTGCGGTCCAACGTTATCAAGTACTTGACCCTTCTAGCCGGAGTCGCGTCGCTGGGAAGCGTCTTCGGTATGGCGTCGGATTCGATGTACGGCGTGAGCCACAAGATTAACCTCATCGCGTACTGGCACATCGGTCTGGCGACGGCCGCGGCGGTCGCGCTCACCGTGACGTTTCTCGGCTGTGCCCTCTATCTGGCGACCGAGACGCCGTTCTGGGAGTTCCTCGCCCACTCGTCGGGCGAGGTCGGGTTCCTCATGGTCACGCTGACGCTGGTGACCGGGAGCGTGTGGGGGCGCGTCATCTGGAACAGCTGGTGGGAGTGGACCGACATCCGTCTGGTCACGTTCCTCATTATCTGGTTCATCTACGCGGGCTACCTGCTCATCTACTCCGCCGGCGGGGACTCCGCCTCACTCAAACGCATCACGTCGGTATACGGCATCATCGGGTTCGTGACCGTGCCGCTCTCGTACCTGTCCACGCGGCTCTGGACCCCCACGTTCCACCGGCCGACGGCGGGGAACCCGGACACGCAGGCGACGATTACCGTCCCGGCGCTGTTGCTCTCTATCGCGGCGCTCCTGCTGGTCTACCTCTATCTCGTCGGCTCGCGCGTACAGCTACGGGAACTCAAGCGCCGCGTCGACTACGCACGCCGCGACCGGTCGCTCGACGACCACGCGATGGGGAAGGGGGGTGAGTGA
- a CDS encoding sulfite oxidase yields the protein MSETPSVFQGRSRRALTVFASGVSVVGTSFALYGTTREFVIIAASRTALDVLPSSVVASIIWNFGDLSFSLALLVFGIALAGVTGAVSYAGFRAGERLVGEAPNVGGMALSLAVVWALVAATVWSPLAAVVPAAAGTIGTGLVIARSTDDADQLSTPDDRRAFVKTLAGLGAYNVVAHAVGFVQGSGSRTDELSTPPSESEASDLVQQRLDAAADRSLNVDGMVGLVDTTDSFFTVDINPRPPTVEAENWALSVTGNVETEREFTYEELRQRETVHRFKTLRCLGDPVDGEQIGTALWTGCSLLDLLDEAGANGSHVVLRATDDYYYSVPMSMLSEAMLAYGMNEQQLPREHGYPVRALIPNRWGKLNVKWLDEIEVVDQSESGYWEERGWNGMGTVNTVVKFGASNRLSDGRVQLGGHAYAGTDGIQEVRVSLDGGETWDTATLSDPLPDPDTWRQWKYEWQPDSTSYTVVAKAVDGTGTEQTRVRSSPFPDGATGWSRLDLSVQL from the coding sequence ATGAGTGAGACACCTTCGGTCTTCCAGGGCCGGTCTCGTCGTGCGCTGACGGTCTTCGCCAGCGGCGTCTCGGTTGTGGGGACCTCCTTCGCGCTGTATGGCACCACGCGGGAGTTCGTCATAATCGCGGCCAGCCGAACCGCGCTGGACGTCCTTCCGAGTTCGGTGGTCGCCTCCATCATCTGGAACTTCGGCGACCTGTCGTTCTCGCTTGCCCTCCTCGTGTTCGGCATCGCGCTGGCCGGCGTCACCGGCGCGGTCAGCTACGCCGGCTTCCGGGCGGGCGAGCGCCTCGTCGGCGAAGCCCCGAACGTCGGCGGGATGGCCCTCTCGCTGGCCGTCGTCTGGGCGCTCGTCGCCGCGACCGTCTGGTCACCGCTGGCCGCCGTGGTGCCCGCCGCCGCTGGGACAATCGGGACCGGGCTGGTGATTGCGCGCTCGACCGACGACGCCGACCAGCTATCGACCCCTGACGACAGGCGGGCGTTCGTCAAGACCCTCGCCGGTCTCGGTGCCTACAACGTCGTCGCACACGCCGTCGGCTTCGTCCAGGGCAGCGGGTCCCGGACGGACGAACTGTCGACGCCGCCGTCCGAGAGCGAGGCGTCCGACCTGGTCCAGCAGCGTCTCGACGCGGCGGCTGACCGTTCGCTCAACGTCGACGGGATGGTGGGGCTGGTCGACACGACGGACTCGTTTTTCACCGTCGACATCAACCCCCGCCCGCCGACCGTCGAGGCAGAGAACTGGGCGCTCTCGGTCACCGGCAACGTCGAAACCGAGCGGGAGTTCACCTACGAGGAACTCCGACAGCGCGAGACGGTACATCGGTTCAAGACGCTACGCTGTCTGGGCGACCCGGTCGACGGCGAGCAGATAGGGACCGCCCTCTGGACGGGGTGTTCGCTGCTGGACCTCCTAGACGAGGCCGGCGCGAACGGGAGCCACGTCGTCCTCCGGGCGACCGACGACTACTACTACTCGGTGCCGATGTCGATGCTCTCGGAGGCGATGCTGGCCTACGGGATGAACGAGCAGCAACTCCCGCGCGAGCACGGCTACCCCGTCCGCGCGCTGATTCCGAACCGGTGGGGGAAGCTCAACGTGAAGTGGCTCGACGAAATCGAGGTCGTCGACCAGTCGGAGAGCGGCTACTGGGAGGAGCGGGGCTGGAACGGCATGGGGACGGTCAACACGGTCGTCAAGTTCGGCGCAAGCAACCGCCTCTCGGACGGACGGGTCCAGCTCGGCGGCCACGCTTACGCCGGGACCGACGGGATACAGGAGGTTCGCGTCTCGCTCGACGGCGGCGAGACGTGGGACACGGCGACGCTGTCGGACCCGCTGCCCGACCCCGACACCTGGCGACAGTGGAAGTACGAGTGGCAGCCCGACAGCACGAGCTACACCGTCGTGGCGAAAGCGGTCGACGGGACCGGAACGGAGCAGACGCGCGTGCGTTCGAGCCCGTTCCCGGACGGCGCGACCGGCTGGAGCCGGCTCGACCTCAGCGTGCAGCTGTGA
- a CDS encoding cytochrome c biogenesis protein CcmE encodes MQTKTRLLVGGVVIPVLFGAMAVTTMGGAAEFTTPTKITNTGEYDGDRVNLEGIAIDIEQTNERLSFAVTDGNASVPVVYEGPMPETMSAGRTVVAKGYYNGSAVEAESLSIRAHEGEHPSGHNNSTQYGSMNGTHANVTGYDKGAYGNASDGTNSERVAAPRRE; translated from the coding sequence ATGCAAACGAAAACAAGGCTTCTCGTCGGGGGCGTGGTAATCCCGGTGCTGTTCGGAGCGATGGCCGTCACCACGATGGGCGGTGCGGCCGAGTTTACGACACCGACCAAGATAACGAACACCGGCGAATACGACGGCGACAGAGTGAACCTCGAAGGCATCGCCATCGACATCGAGCAGACGAACGAGCGGCTCTCGTTTGCGGTCACCGACGGGAACGCGTCGGTGCCCGTCGTCTACGAGGGGCCGATGCCGGAGACGATGTCCGCCGGACGAACGGTCGTCGCCAAGGGGTACTACAACGGGAGCGCGGTCGAGGCGGAGTCGCTGTCCATCCGCGCACACGAGGGCGAGCACCCGTCGGGTCACAACAACTCCACGCAGTACGGGTCGATGAACGGCACCCACGCGAACGTCACGGGCTACGACAAGGGGGCCTACGGCAACGCGTCGGACGGAACGAACAGCGAACGAGTGGCCGCGCCACGCCGGGAATAA
- a CDS encoding halocyanin, which produces MTDTGDIDRRRFIASIGTVVAGASVAGCTAPGTTSSSAEQSPSGETEADAGGATATPTPTEEATTAAQSGGGDVPSSVSSYLSDTSNFDGSVTDATGQDTVTVEVGASGNNGNFAYAPAAVEISTGTTVQWEWTGKGAAHNVVAEDETFNSGSSESGTGVKFEYTFEETGVYNYYCTPHKALGMKGSVIVR; this is translated from the coding sequence ATGACTGATACAGGAGACATTGACAGACGTCGGTTCATCGCGAGTATCGGCACAGTAGTTGCGGGGGCATCCGTCGCGGGGTGTACTGCGCCCGGGACGACATCGAGTTCGGCGGAGCAGTCGCCGAGCGGCGAGACCGAAGCGGACGCCGGCGGGGCGACGGCCACCCCGACCCCGACGGAGGAAGCGACAACCGCCGCACAGTCCGGTGGTGGGGACGTGCCGTCCTCGGTGTCGTCGTATCTCAGCGACACGAGCAACTTCGACGGCAGTGTGACCGACGCGACCGGACAGGACACCGTCACGGTGGAGGTCGGGGCATCGGGGAACAACGGGAACTTCGCTTATGCTCCGGCGGCAGTCGAGATATCGACCGGCACGACGGTACAGTGGGAGTGGACGGGCAAGGGGGCCGCACACAACGTCGTGGCCGAGGACGAGACCTTCAACTCCGGTTCGTCGGAAAGCGGGACAGGCGTGAAGTTCGAATACACCTTCGAGGAGACCGGCGTGTACAACTACTACTGCACGCCCCACAAGGCGCTCGGCATGAAAGGCAGCGTCATCGTCCGGTAA